DNA sequence from the Cohnella herbarum genome:
CTACGTACGGAATTCCGTCATCCGATAATCCAGTACCTCTACAATGGATGCTTGCATAGCTATCGAACTCTTCTTCTCGTAACTCTCTAATACGAATATCATCGCTTAAGCCCTCGATTAATGACGATGGTTCTATGTAAAGCGATGTATGAAATCCAGACGGGTAGAATCCGCGCTCGGACAAACGTTTCAACGCATTCGCATCGACAAGCGAAGGCACGATTTCGAATAGCGGTTTCCGATTGTTCGATCGATAGAAATCCAAGATGGCATCGATGGCATCCAAGTCGTTGCTTCTGAAGCCTTTCACCGTATTGAACGAGGCCCACGGCATCGTCTTGCTGTAATAACAAGTGGCATTGCCGAACCTTGCGACCTCTATGCCTTCCGGGTTGCCTTGCCTGCTCTGGATAGCGATCATGCGATCCCGCATGTAATCGACTTCGGATCGTTCGATCTCCTCAATGAGCTGAGCGGACGGGATAGTGATCATAAGCCGCCACCCGCCGATTGTTGTTTGTTCATAGCATTGCAACCCCTCTGAAATGTGAACAAACCCCATCACCCTAATGGCTGACGGGGCTTGTTTGAATAATTGAAAGCTCATACCTTTATTTCAAGATGACGATATCTCCGATTAAAGGAAGTCGCTTTACTTGTCCGTTAACGACATTGAGAATACCGATAATCGCCAGGACGAGAACGCCAAGATTAGCTAGCGGCAATAAAAGCCACCCGATAATCGGAATAATTCCAAGCACGATATTGACTGCTAGAGCAAGCAGGAACAGATTAAATCCTTGTTTCGCATGAAATTGCGCGAAGGGTGATTCTTTGGCCGCAAGTAAAGGAATAAAGAACAGAATGTAAGCAACGATAGTGATTCCTTTATTTTGCCGAATATCGGATTCGCTTACCGTTGTATTGAACTCTTCATGACGTTGCATGAATAACACCTCATCCAATGGAATGTAATACACCTATTATATTCCAGATTAAGAAGGGTACGCTAGTTACTTCCGTCATCTTTTTGGGTCATTACAGGTAATCGGACTTTCGAAGGACTAGTCTTCAAGAACTATTCGTCGCTTGCAGGGACGTAATTAGGATGGAGAGTTAGGAAAGATACCCCTCTAGCCTGCGCTTTACATCGTTCCATTCACTCCTAATTATGCTATAGATCACATAGTCCATATCGTAATATTTTTTTCTCAAAATGCCTTCTTTAGTCGCTCCCAATCTTTCGATTGCTCGTTGCGATCTTACGTTCTCCGTAGAGGTAATGATCTCGATCCGATTCGTCTCCAACTTCTCAAAGCCATGCTTTAGCATCAAGTATTTTGTTTCCGTATTTACTCTTGTTCTCCAGACCTTAGAAGAATACCATGTAGATCCGATGTTGAGATTATGATGCTCCTCCGAAATTCTCAGGAAACGCGTCGAGCCGACGAACTCATTGAGCTGTTTATCGAATACAGCGTATGGATATTGCTCTTTACGTTCACGACCATCTATCGCTTTATCAATAAAACGGTTCATGTCGTCGAGCGAATGAATCT
Encoded proteins:
- a CDS encoding GNAT family N-acetyltransferase, encoding MITIPSAQLIEEIERSEVDYMRDRMIAIQSRQGNPEGIEVARFGNATCYYSKTMPWASFNTVKGFRSNDLDAIDAILDFYRSNNRKPLFEIVPSLVDANALKRLSERGFYPSGFHTSLYIEPSSLIEGLSDDIRIRELREEEFDSYASIHCRGTGLSDDGIPYVAANNRVLYDRPGWKFYLALYRETPAAVGVMYMKERIASLTFAATLPEFRNQGLQQSLLLRRIREAAIQNCSLVVGQCSFLSQSHRNMERIGMKIGYVRTSWVEG
- a CDS encoding DUF4870 domain-containing protein, translated to MQRHEEFNTTVSESDIRQNKGITIVAYILFFIPLLAAKESPFAQFHAKQGFNLFLLALAVNIVLGIIPIIGWLLLPLANLGVLVLAIIGILNVVNGQVKRLPLIGDIVILK
- a CDS encoding GNAT family N-acetyltransferase — protein: MFQFTGLEGDRVKLIPLEAKHAKSLYDCSRDPEIWANYPIKIHSLDDMNRFIDKAIDGRERKEQYPYAVFDKQLNEFVGSTRFLRISEEHHNLNIGSTWYSSKVWRTRVNTETKYLMLKHGFEKLETNRIEIITSTENVRSQRAIERLGATKEGILRKKYYDMDYVIYSIIRSEWNDVKRRLEGYLS